ACGGCCAACGTGAAGATCCACAAGAATAACCGGTCTAGCACCATGGCCACGTACTTCCAATCCTCCTTCACGCGCGTTGACTCCTCTTCCTTGCGCGTTTGTTCAGCGATGTAGTTGATGCCGTCGATGGCTTTGTGCAGCTCGGGGCAGCGGTGCCAGCGGCGCAACGCTTCGCACACGCCGCCCACCTCGTGCAGCCGGCAGCCGGACCCTCCCTGTGAAGATGCGTCCAGTGACCTCGAACTACCTGCCCCCATAGTCCCCATGCCTCCAAGTGGCACCGGGCCCGCCGTCAGCGCCGGTGACCAGCCCTCGCCGCTGATGATCCCTGcacttaaacattaaaatatccaTAAAAAACTGTTCCACATTTTATTGGTACTGGCCCCGGCTTTGCAAGGCCAATCGTAACCTGTGAGCTGTGAAAAGTTATAGATCTAAACTATCCCTACGAATCATTCTAGAAATTGGTGTAAAACCCGCAATAAATTCCAAACAGTAACTTTGACTTCTTCGCGAAGAGATAGACTCATTACATACACTCAAAAATATCGTAATCTTTTTCAgtaaatgaatgttccaaatCGGTTCAAAAGATCCAGAGATTACTGCCTACTAACCTAACCTCTTTTcaacataaatatttgttttaacctTGATAAGTGTTTGGCTGATCGTTCTAAGGCAATGTGCGTGTTGCTATTTCACTTTGCCTACTACCGATAGAAGCTAAACgttcgttttttatttatttatttaatatttaaatgactgCTTAAAAATGTCACAAGGAGCATggtgtaaaacaaaaagctTACAAAAAGTTAAGGCAATTAAAGAGTGACGTAGAGTTTATTTACAGATCTTCCTGCGCCTAGGAAAGTTAGTAGTTTACTAGTTTTTAAACTAgtagttaatgtaaattttccaAAGAATTGGAAATGTTTCCGATTCTAAAAACAACATGCCGAACAAAACATTTGTGTCAAATAATGGTATGTTAGAGACGCCGTTGCTCAGTTTTATTCGTctaatcttataaaatataacactaTCTGTTTACATATTAGGTCACTCACAAGCGGCTGCGGTGTGGATCGAGGCGGCAGTGCGGGCGCCGCATCACCAGTAACCGTGGCAGCACGTGGATAAAAACGCGCCGCACCCATGGCGCCATCGTGTGAGTCTGCGGTGACCGGAAGTGCACATTGAGGACCACTACCGTCACGCAGATGCTGCAAAATAACATCGAACCTCATACTCTTAATCGAAACTAATCAATTACACGCATAGAGCGGAGTACGTCTAACCGACTACGCTTACCTGAACGTGTCTAGGATCATGGTGAAGAGCACGAACTTGCCGAGCAGCGGCACCACGAGTGAAGTAGGCGGGATTATTTCAGCCAGCAGCAAGAAGAACACCGTCAGTGATAGCAGAATGGATATTGAAAGCGACACTTTCTCACCGCTATCGGAAGGCAGATAGAACACCAATACCGTCAAGAACGAAATCCCCATACAGGGGATGATGAGGTTCACAGTGTAGAAAAGTGTTTTACGGCGCATCGTGATGTTGAACGTGATGTCCAGGTAGGGTTCGTCACAGCACGTGTAAAACTTCTCGTTCCTAAAAAGATAAACATAGGGATCATCTTGTTTCGATCGACGATCGACGATTATACTGTgaaaaatttaagataatCAAACGTCTCACCTGACGGCTGGGACCTCTAGAATATCCCATTCGACAGACGTATAAAATTCACTTAGATCAACACCTAATTCGACAATATTTGTGCCCTTTACTTCATCGATATGTCGCAAGTCTACCTACAAAGAAAACGTTCAAATATTCCTTAGTCTGTACAATATGGAAGTTATAAGACTTAGATAACGGTAACAATTATTGAACAGTAGCTCAGCACCTGAAAGCCGTCGTATGTCCAGGAACCGAACTTCATAACGCACGTTTGCTGGTCAAAAGGAAAATACTCGACGTCGATCTCACAGGAGGACTTGTAAATGGCGGGTGGGCGCCACTCCACACGACCCGTGTAGTTCAGCGTTGCTTTCGTCGCCAGCGTTACTTCAAAGTTGCCGTCGGCACTGCACATAATATATCATACAATTCAGTATTAAACTTGCCCATACTCTTCTCTCATACGATGCCGCTCACTCACTTGTTGTAGAGTACGATGTCGGGGCGCCAGATGTGGTCCGAGGGCACGTGCAGCATCTCTACACCGCCGTACTCGCGCGGCTCCCACGACAATTTGTAGTCGTACCAACTCTGAAATACATCACGGCGAATATTGAACAACATTTTCGTAGGactctacattttaaataatgtttttacctGTTCGACCCATAAATTTGTTGTCATGATCTGATTTTTGAGATTCTGAAATAAAACAGAACGACCATTGGTAAAGTACAGATGAGACGGAAAGGAAAAGCCCAGGCGCCAGTCGATACAAACCACGTCGATGAGCTGGCTGAGCTTGAGCTTGATGCGCACGGTGAGAGCGTCGCTGACGTTGAGGACGGGCCGTACGAGCTTGTTGTAATTGCTGAGAAGGTCGTCGTATAGTCGCTTGGCGTCCGGGTTGCCCGCGCACCCTGCGCACGCCGCGAGCAGCAGCGCCGCCAGCAGCAGGCGCGCGCGCATCCCGCGTCGCGCATGGCGTCAGCGCATCACCGCGCCGCGCCCGCCGCGCCCCGCCGCTCACCGCCCCGCTCACTCTGTGcctgatttaaaaatttacttgagttaaaacaataacttaGATTAACGCAATGACAATACAAAGACATCGGTAGATACTATTAtatctacaattaaaaaattggtatGTTTgcgtttgtttgtttgtaacgaataaactaaaaactacTGAACCAATTAATGGGTAAATCAATCCTGCGAAacataagttataattattattagaagaAAGGACCCAATCTGTCTCCGACTAAGATCACTAAAGTATGTATAAGAACCCAAAGTTTAACATGGAAGACTTTTATCTACTTTTTATATCACTATGTGGAAACAAGGTAGTTCCGAACCAAGACTTAGGgtcttaataaatgaatttggcgaaaaaaaatgtttttataaatcatttaaaattgtatctcaAATTTAACTAGCATACAATAAGAAGAAAATAAACTACTAGATCAAATCTAAAATTTTCTAACTTTTCAGTCTAACGtcaaaagtataataatatgttcGGGCTTGCTTCGCCGATTTAAATTCAGTAAATTATATCGACACTAAAATACTGTCGAAattgatttagattttttaaaatgtgtttagtTAACCGGAATAGAAAAGAAATGCTATAAATATAGCCTAAGTCATGAAAAATATGCTTTTCTGAAGTATGTCGATTGCTTTACCTTGAAAAGGCTAATAAGATTGATTACGTTTAAGACTTACGCTAAGATATAGAACGGGAACGACGAGCCAAACTAGCTCGCGCGcacattttctaaatatattgtttattatggaaacTATCTATGGACTCATACTAGAAATTAGCAAACTGCTACGCAGTGCTATGCAGAGTGTCCATTATACGCGGAAATATAGATCTAATAGGATTCAGCAGAATGACCCACACTGTATCTTGATGAAGCTGCGCCGCAACGTGCATCGTAGGTACATCCAGGTTTGCCACGATAATTCGGCTGTCATCGTTCAGAATTACATCGTTTTGGTTGCGGTAGCAGATAAAAAGAAGTGACAAACACATGTGTCGAGAACAAATGAACCGCCAAAAGTCTTGCTcatgtttgtataaataataattggcaaaatttattttgtcatttttCTTAGGCGAGAATCGCAAATCTTAAAGATAAtacgtaaataaacaaataaaaataagaacgTGACGTAACTGACTTTAACCTACATTGGTAACTTGGCTCTTCAAatcatgtattaaattatgcaGACGTATGTCTCACAAAATCTTTCGTTTCCTTACAATTTCAGCTTCATCGTAATGCATGCATTATTTGCTCGATAAACAGTAAATCCTTAGTCAGGCACAGGCTTTAAACGCCCGACCTTACTGTTGAGAGACGCGGTGGCCACCGCtcatcaatttaaattataaaatcatgtCTAAACGATTACTGAAAACAGTAACGACCTTATTGaacttaaaaaatctatttaaaatccCACGTCAGCGATGATTCAAATGTTGAGCCATCTCTATGCCCGGGCAGTGTGACTTAAACCTGCAAGGCAAATGATTCACGAAGAAATCTCTTCCATCCAACGTTTTTAGCGCACAAGTAACGGCTGTGTTGTGGaagatgaatatttaaatgcaaCACATTTGttctaaaatatacttacGGACCGAAATGtaacgaaatttaatttatattttaatttagatctaataaagctaaataaaataagtgaaATATACCATCCAGATAAGACGCAGAGGAAATCGGACAGTTCTACTTGGTACTAACCCTGACGTATTGTGGAGTAGAGTAGCGAATGGCGTCACAGGATCAGCATAATCCTAGGATTTCAGTCACTGAGTCACAGTCACAGAGCGTAACGCGTCGCGTGTCAGTGCATGTTAAGCGAGACACAAGTGGGGACGAGAGACGACCACTGCTCGCTCCGGGCGACTGCCGCCCGCCCTGCGCCGCACCCGGCCATCGCCGCGCATATCCAGTCGCGCAACACACCTCCGCCTGGTCACGGTGAATCCACGACCACATGCCGAGCGCCGTCACTGCCAACGCTCACTTTCACTGCTGGTACGACTCTTAAATCGCTACTATGTTCTTATGTAGAGTATAATTATTGCTATGGACTAATATGTGCAAAATCCGccgaatatatattatatatattgttaattattattatagacgcACATCTCATACATAagataaatgtatttagtGAGAAGGTAGAAACtttgtttaaatgtattatgtaaatttaccGAAGCACGCGTTTCAGACGCAACTTCCTAGCATTGTACCTGGTACCACCGTAATATGGTCCCGAGCGTagaataattaacttttttattaaataatctcAATAGAAATTCACATGGGTGTAATCGAAATGAACACAAGTGAGAGCCGATCAAGTCGGCAGGTGCTAATGTGAAGCTAGGTTAAAGGAATAGGATTACCGCGAAGAGGTAGATACGACCAATTCTTAGTGGCCTACACGTTAGAGCGCCGCATTCGACGGCGGGGTCCAAAGTTGTTGGTCGGTGTCATTGAATGAATTCATTCCGGTTCATTAGAGAATGCCTTCGCCAAGTGTTATGCACTGGCAGATTGGAATTCTCCTCGCTTTTTGCTGAGCGATTTAATAAGCGCCGAGTCCTCTCTCTTCATTCTCTTTTTACTCaaatctataaatatgtattacgcGTTTTGTCGTATTGAATTTGTATCTgtagtttaaaacaaatatttactacacACTTACCTTTTCGCTTTTACCTCACATTCTCTATTTccattcaatttatttaaaacacttgTTTATCAAATCAATGAATTTGTCAAAaaacgtcgaggcagaatcaACTGGAATCCAATAAAACATGAAAATAGATTCGGTCAAAAGGCTCGTCTCACCATTAATTACCGGAGATCTCCTCAATGTTTTCGCAAACCAACGAGAAAGCAGAGTTCTTCTTAATAATAAGTGAAATGCTGCACTCAAGACGTTACACCCTACCAATGCGCGTcaagaaatatttgaaaatctgTCTCTTGTGAAGGAAGAAACTGATAAAGTGTAGCGGCCTTAATGACCTGAATCAGAACTGACAGCCCCTAATGTCCTAACGACCTTCGCTTGATTTTAGCTTCCTCGTTCTGGGCATTAATTACTgcaataatttagttaattaatgaaattacagAAACAACAATTAGCTGTAAATGGGTAGC
This is a stretch of genomic DNA from Pieris brassicae chromosome 1, ilPieBrab1.1, whole genome shotgun sequence. It encodes these proteins:
- the LOC123707156 gene encoding acetylcholine receptor subunit alpha-like — translated: MRARLLLAALLLAACAGCAGNPDAKRLYDDLLSNYNKLVRPVLNVSDALTVRIKLKLSQLIDVNLKNQIMTTNLWVEQSWYDYKLSWEPREYGGVEMLHVPSDHIWRPDIVLYNNADGNFEVTLATKATLNYTGRVEWRPPAIYKSSCEIDVEYFPFDQQTCVMKFGSWTYDGFQVDLRHIDEVKGTNIVELGVDLSEFYTSVEWDILEVPAVRNEKFYTCCDEPYLDITFNITMRRKTLFYTVNLIIPCMGISFLTVLVFYLPSDSGEKVSLSISILLSLTVFFLLLAEIIPPTSLVVPLLGKFVLFTMILDTFSICVTVVVLNVHFRSPQTHTMAPWVRRVFIHVLPRLLVMRRPHCRLDPHRSRFAGIISGEGWSPALTAGPVPLGGMGTMGAGSSRSLDASSQGGSGCRLHEVGGVCEALRRWHRCPELHKAIDGINYIAEQTRKEEESTRVKEDWKYVAMVLDRLFLWIFTLAVLVGSAGIILQAPTLYDERAPIDVRLSEIAYAAAKPRPPPPR